A single genomic interval of Methanomassiliicoccus sp. harbors:
- a CDS encoding DNA polymerase domain-containing protein — MRGWVLDCYADMTENRMVTWVRTNHGMRRVVEDFVPRIYVQAPRDRLEKLKDDLAMIGVEDTAFVRRRTGLGEREREVLAVAVHDYSTIQPLAVTIDSWGHYRQNLLYDVDLRMDQRYFLHKGIFAMGLVELPALRSLDSNLRIDYPIPALSSLDLKVRTAGVGIPTFDDRIAAVEANGIVLDGSEDSILEQLQALVGKEDPDIIYTAKGDSFYLPYLRKRAAENGMGLELGRERGERTSRGKSFFTYGRIVYKPPGHKLRGRVHIDREASFTFRESGLHGLIELSRLSMIPLQDLSRLSPGSAISAMQVNEAVRTGHIILWKKNRPEDFKTAGALIVSDRGGFIYEPRVGVHDGVWEVDFFSLYPSIMVVHNISPETIMCSCCPRSSRTVPELGYRICEQHTGLVPKVLEPILNRRRAYKELRKQGGHKGEMYDQRSKALKWVLVTCFGYTGYRNARFGRIECHEAITAFGRDILVRSADLAERRGFEVLHGIVDSLWLKGEGDITSYCEEIGREIGIQLSLEGRYAWIVFLPNISTGVGALNRYYGRFESGGLKVRGIAVRRKDTPAMVEDLQQDMLAHLSVAGDARSFLDLVPSTLNVLDRYVEEVRSGTVSRDRLVMRRNISRRLEEYTQFNDSVAALRQLHDRGFELQPGQAVEYLITDSKSGSSWQRVRAAPFLDGDERYDAERYVELALRGAAELLSPFGWGFQELRDRDDRERSKHRQERCL; from the coding sequence ATGAGGGGCTGGGTCCTGGACTGCTACGCCGACATGACGGAGAACCGCATGGTCACCTGGGTGAGGACAAACCACGGCATGCGAAGAGTGGTCGAGGACTTCGTCCCTCGCATCTACGTCCAGGCGCCGAGGGACCGCCTGGAGAAGCTGAAGGATGATCTGGCGATGATCGGGGTCGAGGATACCGCCTTCGTCCGGCGCCGCACCGGGCTGGGGGAGAGAGAACGAGAGGTGCTCGCGGTGGCGGTGCATGACTACTCGACGATACAGCCGTTGGCGGTGACCATCGACTCCTGGGGCCACTATCGTCAGAACCTGCTGTACGACGTCGATCTGCGCATGGACCAGCGGTACTTCCTGCACAAGGGCATATTCGCCATGGGGCTGGTGGAGCTTCCCGCCCTGAGGTCCCTGGACTCCAATCTGCGCATCGACTATCCCATCCCGGCGCTGAGCTCCCTGGACCTCAAGGTACGGACCGCCGGGGTGGGGATACCGACCTTCGACGACCGCATCGCCGCAGTGGAGGCGAACGGCATCGTCCTGGACGGCTCTGAGGACTCCATCCTGGAGCAGTTGCAGGCGCTGGTCGGCAAGGAGGACCCTGACATTATCTACACCGCCAAGGGCGACAGCTTCTACCTTCCGTACCTTAGGAAGCGGGCGGCCGAGAACGGCATGGGGCTGGAGCTCGGCCGGGAGAGGGGGGAGCGAACCTCCCGGGGGAAGAGCTTTTTCACCTACGGCCGCATCGTATACAAGCCGCCAGGCCACAAGCTGAGGGGCCGGGTGCACATCGACCGCGAGGCGTCGTTCACCTTCCGGGAGAGCGGGTTGCACGGCCTCATCGAGCTGTCGCGGCTGTCGATGATCCCGCTGCAGGACCTCTCCCGCCTTTCGCCCGGCAGTGCCATCAGCGCCATGCAGGTCAACGAGGCGGTACGCACCGGGCACATCATCCTATGGAAGAAGAACCGGCCGGAGGACTTCAAGACCGCCGGGGCGCTGATCGTTTCCGACCGCGGAGGGTTCATCTACGAGCCCCGGGTCGGCGTCCATGACGGCGTCTGGGAGGTGGACTTCTTCTCTCTCTACCCGAGCATCATGGTGGTGCACAACATATCGCCGGAGACCATAATGTGCAGTTGCTGCCCCCGGTCCTCGCGGACCGTGCCGGAGCTCGGCTACCGCATCTGCGAGCAGCACACCGGCCTGGTGCCCAAGGTCCTCGAGCCGATACTGAACCGCCGCCGAGCGTACAAGGAGCTGAGGAAGCAGGGTGGGCACAAGGGAGAGATGTACGACCAGCGATCCAAGGCGTTGAAGTGGGTGCTGGTCACCTGCTTCGGCTACACCGGCTACCGCAACGCACGGTTCGGCCGCATCGAGTGCCACGAGGCCATCACCGCATTCGGTCGGGACATCTTGGTGCGATCGGCGGACCTCGCCGAGCGGCGGGGGTTCGAGGTCCTCCATGGCATCGTCGACTCGCTGTGGCTGAAGGGCGAGGGAGACATCACCTCGTACTGCGAGGAGATCGGCCGAGAGATCGGGATCCAGCTCAGCCTCGAGGGCCGCTATGCATGGATCGTCTTCCTGCCCAACATCTCCACTGGGGTCGGGGCGCTGAACCGCTACTACGGAAGATTCGAGAGCGGCGGGCTCAAGGTACGAGGCATCGCCGTTCGGAGGAAGGATACTCCCGCCATGGTGGAGGACCTCCAGCAGGACATGCTCGCCCACCTCTCCGTCGCCGGCGACGCACGCTCTTTCCTCGACCTCGTGCCTTCGACCCTGAACGTCCTGGACCGTTATGTGGAGGAGGTGCGGTCAGGGACCGTGAGCAGGGATCGTCTGGTCATGAGGAGAAACATCTCCCGCCGCCTGGAAGAGTATACTCAATTCAACGACTCGGTGGCCGCGCTCCGCCAGCTCCACGACCGGGGCTTCGAGCTGCAGCCGGGACAGGCGGTGGAGTACCTGATCACCGACTCCAAGAGCGGCAGCTCCTGGCAGAGAGTGCGGGCGGCGCCCTTCCTGGATGGGGACGAGCGGTACGACGCCGAGCGCTATGTGGAGCTAGCGCTGCGCGGGGCGGCCGAGCTCCTCTCTCCCTTCGGATGGGGCTTCCAGGAGCTGCGAGACAGGGACGATCGCGAGAGGTCAAAGCACCGCCAGGAGAGATGCCTCTAG
- a CDS encoding tripartite tricarboxylate transporter permease, giving the protein MDLLLMMTVLYISLLGAGLGTLTGLAPGVHVNTLALVLVASSPVLLPMLESIGGESAPLLLVSMIVSAAVAHSFLDFLPSVFLGAPEEDTALSMLPGHRLLLEGRGMAAVVSSAYGSLVGATAAVVACLPLSLLLGPPLNLFSLLDQVTPAVVVVALVTLVLSERGRRVEARLVVLAASSTSVVSIVRPVPIDGQAVSLTGRVERGPLGVRHLCTSGGRWRLLWARGLAGEVRVDGRWKVRPIARRERSLAVLLLLLSGVLGLTCMNAALPLSGVFEGLGQSILFPLLTGLFGMPSILASLSRFSVPPQDREVKEDRDLAAGLRGAFSGALVGWFPGISSTTGVILASALGRGRENDARRYLTMVSAVGTASTVLGLLALAVAFKGRSGAMLAAKEVLGPEGAGSVAPPSPWFPLLLVSVLVSAAVSYRFTLVLGRWFARAAGGADLRLLNRGILALLVALVVAFCGLPGLVVLGIATLLGSLPPRLGVGRVHLVGCLLVPSALFYLGLEASLLAVL; this is encoded by the coding sequence GTGGACCTCCTACTGATGATGACCGTCCTATACATCTCGCTGCTGGGAGCGGGTCTGGGCACCCTCACCGGACTCGCCCCGGGCGTCCACGTCAACACTCTGGCCCTGGTGCTGGTGGCGTCCTCGCCGGTGCTACTTCCCATGCTGGAGAGCATCGGCGGAGAGAGCGCTCCCCTGCTGCTGGTCTCGATGATCGTCTCCGCAGCGGTGGCCCACTCCTTTCTTGATTTCCTGCCCTCGGTCTTCCTCGGCGCTCCCGAGGAGGATACCGCGCTGAGCATGCTCCCCGGGCACCGCCTGCTCCTCGAGGGCCGGGGGATGGCAGCCGTGGTATCCTCTGCCTACGGCAGCCTGGTAGGGGCAACCGCGGCTGTGGTCGCCTGCCTTCCCCTGTCCCTGCTCCTCGGTCCGCCCCTCAACCTCTTTTCTCTCCTGGACCAGGTGACCCCGGCAGTGGTGGTCGTCGCCCTGGTCACGCTCGTCCTGTCGGAACGGGGACGGAGGGTCGAGGCCCGTCTCGTGGTCCTGGCCGCCTCGTCCACCTCGGTAGTGAGCATCGTTCGCCCGGTGCCGATCGATGGGCAGGCGGTTTCCCTGACCGGCAGGGTGGAGAGGGGACCTCTGGGCGTGCGCCATCTTTGCACTTCGGGCGGTCGCTGGAGGCTGCTGTGGGCTCGTGGCCTCGCAGGCGAGGTTCGGGTGGACGGCCGGTGGAAGGTGCGCCCCATTGCCCGGAGGGAACGCTCTCTGGCCGTGCTGCTGCTACTGCTCTCCGGCGTCCTGGGGCTCACCTGCATGAACGCCGCCCTGCCCCTCTCCGGAGTTTTCGAAGGCTTAGGCCAAAGCATCCTCTTTCCGCTCCTCACCGGGCTCTTCGGCATGCCCTCCATCCTCGCTTCCCTGAGCCGCTTCTCGGTGCCCCCGCAGGATCGTGAGGTCAAGGAAGACCGGGACCTGGCCGCCGGTCTCCGTGGAGCATTCTCCGGGGCGCTGGTGGGTTGGTTCCCGGGCATATCCTCGACCACCGGGGTCATCCTGGCCTCGGCACTGGGCAGAGGGAGGGAGAACGACGCCCGGCGCTACCTGACCATGGTCTCGGCGGTGGGTACGGCGTCCACCGTCCTCGGCCTGCTGGCCCTGGCCGTAGCTTTCAAGGGCCGTTCCGGCGCCATGCTTGCCGCCAAGGAGGTGTTGGGGCCGGAAGGCGCCGGGTCGGTTGCCCCGCCCTCCCCGTGGTTCCCCCTGCTCCTGGTCTCCGTCCTCGTCTCCGCCGCCGTATCCTATCGCTTCACCCTGGTCCTCGGCCGCTGGTTCGCCCGAGCGGCCGGCGGGGCGGACCTCCGTCTCCTGAACCGCGGGATCCTGGCCCTCCTGGTCGCCCTCGTCGTGGCATTCTGCGGCCTGCCCGGCCTGGTGGTGCTGGGTATCGCCACTCTCCTCGGCTCCCTGCCTCCCCGCCTCGGAGTGGGTCGGGTGCACCTGGTCGGCTGCCTCCTGGTCCCATCGGCCCTCTTCTACCTGGGCCTAGAGGCATCTCTCCTGGCGGTGCTTTGA
- a CDS encoding ATP-binding cassette domain-containing protein, which yields MSVVSARKLVKKYDGLVAVDHIDFDIQEGEIFGFLGPNGAGKSTTMRMIQGVSPITSGKLEVLGMDVAKKSKEVKALIGVAPQENNLDPDFPVIRNLTTYARYFRVPPAEAEKRARRLLEFMQLKDKADAEVEELSGGMKRRLIVARALINDPRLLILDEPTTGLDPQARHLLWEQIRDLRKNGATIILSTHYMDEAEQLCDRLVIMENGRFLVEGKPKDLIQQVVGPCVMEVIEPGEGKEKDAFLAANGDQVERSADRIYVYSKQCQTVQAEFRRRYPDTYSTVRPATLEDVFLKLTGRRLKE from the coding sequence ATGTCGGTGGTGTCCGCGAGGAAACTGGTGAAGAAGTATGACGGGCTAGTCGCCGTGGACCATATCGACTTCGACATCCAAGAAGGAGAGATATTCGGCTTCCTTGGGCCCAACGGTGCGGGCAAGAGCACCACCATGCGCATGATCCAGGGGGTCTCGCCCATCACCTCCGGCAAGTTGGAGGTCCTGGGCATGGACGTGGCGAAGAAAAGCAAGGAGGTCAAGGCCCTCATCGGCGTGGCGCCTCAGGAGAACAACCTGGACCCTGATTTCCCGGTCATCCGCAACCTCACCACCTATGCCCGGTACTTCCGCGTCCCTCCGGCAGAGGCGGAGAAGCGGGCCCGCCGGCTGCTGGAGTTCATGCAGCTGAAGGACAAAGCTGACGCCGAGGTCGAGGAGCTGTCTGGAGGGATGAAGCGCCGGCTCATCGTGGCCCGGGCACTGATCAACGACCCTCGCCTCCTGATCCTCGACGAGCCGACCACCGGCCTCGACCCACAGGCCCGGCACCTCCTGTGGGAGCAGATCAGGGACCTCCGCAAGAACGGGGCCACCATCATCCTGTCGACGCACTACATGGACGAGGCGGAGCAGCTCTGCGACCGGCTGGTCATCATGGAGAACGGGCGCTTCCTGGTCGAGGGAAAGCCGAAGGACCTCATCCAGCAGGTGGTCGGTCCGTGCGTCATGGAGGTCATCGAGCCGGGGGAGGGCAAGGAGAAAGACGCCTTCCTGGCCGCCAACGGCGACCAGGTGGAGCGCTCGGCCGACCGCATCTACGTGTACTCGAAGCAATGTCAGACGGTGCAGGCGGAGTTTCGCCGACGGTACCCTGATACATACTCCACCGTCCGCCCCGCCACCCTCGAGGATGTATTCCTGAAACTCACCGGAAGGAGGTTGAAGGAATGA
- a CDS encoding ABC transporter permease, translating to MSLLSNIDSGAVLVWRRNADVFFKTWKTNFLPSIIEPLLYLVAMGAGLGGLIVGLTYAGQDINYVRFLAPGLVAISIMYGGFFECTYGSFVRMHYQKTFDAIVATPVSLEDVIAGEILWGASKSFLNSSIVLLVIETMGLTLVPEVWYASPTVLLVPLLAFLGGLMFSSIAMIFTAVVPNIDSFNYPFYLLVTPMFLLGGTFFPISQLGAAEPIAYIFPLTHVSILVRNMCLGLVGWIDLAALVYVTAATVITFIPAVYLMRKRLVR from the coding sequence ATGAGTTTGCTCTCCAACATTGACTCGGGTGCGGTGCTGGTGTGGCGGCGGAACGCCGATGTATTCTTCAAGACCTGGAAGACGAACTTCCTACCCTCGATCATCGAACCCCTTCTGTACCTGGTGGCCATGGGCGCGGGGCTGGGAGGCCTTATCGTGGGCCTCACCTACGCCGGGCAAGACATCAACTACGTGCGCTTCCTGGCCCCCGGCCTGGTGGCCATCTCGATCATGTACGGCGGGTTCTTCGAATGCACCTACGGGTCGTTCGTGCGCATGCACTATCAGAAGACCTTCGACGCCATCGTAGCCACCCCGGTCAGCCTGGAGGACGTCATCGCCGGCGAGATTCTGTGGGGAGCGAGCAAGAGCTTCCTCAACTCCAGCATCGTGCTGCTGGTCATCGAGACCATGGGACTGACTCTCGTGCCCGAGGTGTGGTACGCTTCTCCCACAGTCCTCCTGGTGCCACTGCTGGCGTTCCTCGGCGGATTGATGTTCTCATCCATTGCCATGATCTTCACCGCGGTGGTTCCCAACATAGACTCCTTCAACTATCCGTTCTACCTCCTGGTCACGCCCATGTTCCTGCTGGGGGGCACCTTCTTCCCCATCTCCCAGCTAGGGGCGGCGGAGCCCATCGCTTACATCTTCCCGCTGACCCACGTGAGCATCCTGGTGCGGAACATGTGCCTCGGGCTAGTGGGGTGGATCGACCTCGCCGCCCTGGTGTATGTGACGGCGGCGACCGTCATCACCTTCATTCCCGCGGTGTATCTGATGAGGAAGCGCCTGGTGCGGTGA
- the hpt gene encoding hypoxanthine/guanine phosphoribosyltransferase yields the protein MLERFKASLESAPIIDVGGYDYFIHPLTDGVPRVSPAILSEVVQAMLRIGDFDCDLILGPEAMGIPLAVALSQELGVPYAVVRKRRYGLPGEIEVGQTTGYSKGKLYINGVGPGDRVVIVDDVLSTGGTLRPLILALRAAGAVVVDVLVAVEKGDTRPGLERELGLVIRALVKVEVHGGRLEVVDQITAPGASSSDTPRE from the coding sequence ATGCTCGAGCGGTTCAAGGCCAGCCTGGAGAGCGCTCCCATCATCGACGTGGGTGGGTACGACTATTTCATTCATCCTCTCACCGATGGCGTCCCCAGAGTCTCTCCCGCGATCCTGTCGGAAGTGGTCCAAGCTATGCTCCGGATCGGTGACTTCGACTGCGATCTCATCCTCGGCCCGGAGGCCATGGGAATCCCCCTGGCGGTAGCCCTGTCCCAGGAGCTGGGCGTCCCCTACGCGGTGGTGCGAAAGCGGCGTTATGGTCTTCCGGGGGAGATCGAGGTGGGACAGACCACTGGCTACTCCAAGGGGAAGCTGTACATCAACGGTGTGGGGCCGGGTGACCGCGTGGTCATCGTGGATGACGTCCTGTCCACCGGGGGGACCCTTCGCCCGCTGATCCTGGCGCTCAGGGCGGCCGGGGCGGTGGTGGTAGACGTCCTGGTGGCGGTGGAGAAAGGGGACACGCGGCCCGGCCTGGAACGGGAGCTCGGTCTCGTCATTCGCGCACTGGTCAAGGTGGAGGTCCACGGCGGCCGCCTCGAGGTCGTGGACCAGATCACCGCACCAGGCGCTTCCTCATCAGATACACCGCGGGAATGA
- a CDS encoding phosphoribosyltransferase, with amino-acid sequence MGEVESFRCKLVTYDEIARWTMDVAKQVQASGYRPSVIVGLTRGGWVPARLLCDTLSVKKLYAVKTEHWGVTANQDGKALLTQELSTDVKDESVLIVDDITDTGESLTLATAHLSNKHPRAIKTSTLLHIAHSKMEPDYYSVRVPEDQWTWFIFPWNLHEDMRTLLPKTLTEARDDAGIRRAFKSQFKINVPLPLVRSTLRELKEGGKIIRTKGSWARAEGR; translated from the coding sequence ATGGGAGAGGTTGAGAGCTTCAGGTGCAAGTTGGTCACTTATGATGAGATCGCCAGGTGGACCATGGACGTTGCCAAACAGGTCCAGGCCAGCGGCTACCGGCCGTCGGTCATCGTCGGGCTGACCCGGGGAGGCTGGGTGCCGGCCAGGCTGCTGTGCGACACCCTCAGCGTGAAGAAGCTGTACGCGGTGAAGACCGAGCACTGGGGAGTGACTGCCAACCAGGACGGAAAGGCGCTCCTGACCCAGGAGCTGAGCACCGACGTGAAGGATGAGTCGGTGCTCATCGTAGACGACATTACCGACACCGGGGAATCGCTTACTCTAGCCACTGCACACCTGTCCAACAAGCACCCGAGGGCCATCAAAACCTCCACCTTGTTGCACATCGCCCACTCCAAGATGGAGCCGGACTACTACTCCGTTCGGGTGCCTGAGGATCAGTGGACGTGGTTCATCTTCCCCTGGAATCTGCACGAGGACATGCGGACCCTTCTGCCCAAGACCCTTACCGAGGCCCGGGATGACGCGGGCATACGCCGGGCGTTCAAGTCCCAGTTCAAGATCAACGTCCCTTTGCCGCTGGTGCGCTCGACGCTGAGGGAGCTCAAAGAGGGAGGCAAAATCATCAGGACGAAGGGCAGCTGGGCCCGGGCGGAGGGGCGGTAA
- the hpt gene encoding hypoxanthine/guanine phosphoribosyltransferase, whose translation MPAPEARLPLLRSSVERSPVVKREDYSYVVTPITDGVPRVDPLMLAEITDGIMAVADLDCDLILGPEAMGIPVAVSLSLRTGIPYAVVRKRRYGLPGEVELEQVTGYSRCTMYLNGVGSGDRVVIVDDIVSTGGTLRCVVSTLRRVGVRIVDVVAVLEKGGARPALERELGVRIKTLLRVEVRNGRAVVSEPLPADENG comes from the coding sequence ATGCCAGCCCCTGAGGCAAGACTGCCCCTGCTCCGAAGCTCGGTGGAAAGGTCGCCGGTTGTGAAACGGGAAGACTACAGCTACGTCGTCACCCCGATCACCGATGGCGTTCCCCGGGTCGACCCCCTGATGCTGGCAGAGATCACCGACGGCATCATGGCGGTCGCCGACCTCGACTGCGACCTCATACTCGGCCCGGAGGCCATGGGCATTCCGGTGGCAGTTTCTCTCTCGCTGCGCACCGGGATCCCCTACGCGGTGGTGCGCAAGCGCCGGTACGGTCTCCCGGGGGAGGTAGAGCTGGAACAGGTCACGGGATACTCGCGCTGCACGATGTACCTCAACGGCGTGGGGTCCGGTGACCGCGTGGTCATCGTGGACGATATCGTGTCCACTGGGGGAACCCTACGGTGCGTCGTATCCACGCTGCGGCGAGTTGGCGTACGCATCGTGGATGTTGTTGCCGTCCTGGAGAAGGGCGGCGCCCGGCCGGCTCTGGAGCGGGAGCTGGGAGTGCGCATCAAGACCCTGCTGAGGGTCGAGGTACGGAACGGGAGGGCCGTGGTGTCGGAACCTCTCCCCGCCGATGAAAATGGATGA
- the ade gene encoding adenine deaminase, translating to MASHPYDDTLGSIVVKHVDGQLVDVLSGEIHPACVNFYQGVIVRIERKIAAPQRFILPGLIDAHVHIESSLLTPYRYAELAVAHGTAAVVANPHEIANVMGMPGIQYMLDDGRDTPLHFYYTAPSSVPSTAMETAGAVIGWEDVKRMLSSEEFVALGEVMNIPGVLTEDPALMAKIEVASQLGKPVDGHCPGLTGYDLDRYMMAGISTDHECATLREAEEKHRKGMTIMVREGSAAQDFEELLPFAKENKHFLVTDDLRAKDMAEGHVDALLRKAIAGGMDPIHAVRAVTRWPAEHYSLPGGSLYDGGPADLTVVSDLSTFRVLETWIGGELVAKDGVPLFTGTPTIVPPAIAPVEVLSRDLRVTSGRMKATVRAIKALPGQIASLAATADLEVEDGTVIPDPEQDVLLIAVANRYQPAPPAVAFAKGFGLLRGAMASSVAHDSHNLIGVGTDPVLLAQALNAVVAQGGGYYATDGAEDVRLELPVAGLMTAAPWAEVIRKEEEITAFLEGMGCPLPAPFMTLSFQSLLTVPDLKLGDRGLYDTVRGVPVSPVVGEREPELIVDASP from the coding sequence ATGGCTTCGCATCCGTACGATGACACGTTGGGCTCGATCGTGGTCAAGCATGTCGATGGTCAGTTGGTGGACGTGCTCAGTGGCGAGATCCATCCGGCATGCGTCAACTTCTACCAGGGGGTCATCGTGAGGATCGAACGCAAGATCGCCGCCCCCCAGCGCTTCATCTTACCTGGACTGATCGACGCGCACGTGCACATCGAATCGTCCCTCTTGACACCATACCGATACGCCGAGCTGGCGGTGGCCCATGGCACCGCCGCGGTGGTGGCGAACCCTCACGAGATAGCCAACGTCATGGGCATGCCAGGCATCCAGTACATGCTGGATGACGGGAGGGATACTCCCTTACACTTCTACTACACAGCTCCATCCAGCGTCCCCTCGACCGCCATGGAGACGGCGGGAGCGGTAATCGGCTGGGAAGATGTCAAGAGGATGCTTTCGAGCGAGGAGTTCGTGGCCTTGGGCGAGGTCATGAACATACCCGGGGTGCTGACGGAGGACCCCGCGCTCATGGCCAAGATCGAGGTGGCCTCCCAACTCGGCAAGCCGGTCGACGGCCATTGCCCCGGCCTCACTGGATACGATCTCGACCGGTACATGATGGCCGGGATCTCCACCGATCATGAGTGCGCGACCCTGAGGGAGGCGGAGGAGAAGCATCGCAAGGGCATGACCATCATGGTGCGGGAGGGGAGCGCCGCGCAGGACTTCGAGGAGTTACTGCCATTCGCTAAGGAGAACAAGCACTTCTTGGTCACCGACGACCTGCGGGCCAAGGACATGGCCGAGGGTCATGTGGACGCTCTCCTAAGGAAGGCGATTGCGGGGGGGATGGACCCCATCCACGCGGTGCGGGCGGTGACGCGGTGGCCGGCCGAGCACTACAGTCTGCCGGGCGGCTCGCTGTACGACGGCGGCCCGGCCGACCTGACCGTGGTCTCCGACCTCTCCACCTTCCGAGTGCTGGAAACATGGATCGGGGGTGAGCTCGTGGCCAAGGACGGTGTGCCCCTGTTCACCGGGACGCCGACCATCGTGCCTCCGGCCATCGCGCCGGTCGAGGTCCTGTCGAGGGACCTCAGGGTCACGTCGGGCCGGATGAAGGCAACGGTGAGGGCGATAAAGGCCTTGCCCGGACAGATCGCCAGCCTGGCCGCCACCGCGGACCTTGAGGTGGAGGACGGGACCGTTATCCCGGATCCCGAACAGGACGTGCTGCTCATCGCCGTCGCCAACCGCTACCAGCCGGCGCCCCCGGCGGTGGCCTTCGCCAAGGGCTTTGGCCTGCTGAGAGGGGCGATGGCTTCCTCGGTCGCCCACGACTCCCACAACCTGATCGGCGTGGGCACCGACCCCGTCCTGCTGGCCCAGGCCCTCAACGCCGTCGTGGCCCAGGGTGGAGGTTATTACGCGACAGACGGAGCGGAGGACGTTAGGTTGGAGCTGCCGGTGGCGGGCCTCATGACCGCAGCCCCCTGGGCCGAGGTGATCCGGAAGGAGGAAGAGATCACCGCCTTCCTCGAGGGCATGGGATGTCCTCTGCCAGCTCCGTTCATGACTCTCTCCTTCCAATCCCTGCTCACCGTGCCGGACCTCAAGCTGGGGGACCGTGGCCTCTACGACACGGTACGCGGCGTCCCGGTGAGCCCGGTGGTGGGGGAACGGGAACCCGAGTTGATCGTTGATGCCAGCCCCTGA
- a CDS encoding RNA repair domain-containing protein gives MPFPRDVLNRVRWTEGDLRGVVITYLHRGAPEDRMSVRGEDIVELGRSFFVTADSKIPYHRIRVIERGGEVLYRERGENRDW, from the coding sequence ATGCCCTTTCCCCGCGATGTGCTGAACCGGGTGCGCTGGACCGAGGGGGACCTCAGGGGAGTCGTCATCACCTACCTGCACCGCGGGGCGCCGGAGGATCGAATGAGCGTTAGGGGTGAGGACATCGTGGAGCTGGGGCGGTCGTTCTTCGTGACCGCGGACAGCAAGATCCCGTACCACCGTATCAGGGTCATCGAGCGTGGAGGCGAGGTGCTGTATCGGGAAAGGGGCGAAAATAGGGATTGGTAA
- a CDS encoding zinc ribbon domain-containing protein: MQNIPFLASSTGPAWLPAAARDARQFAYWGQLITGVMSVIALIMAVVSFVTGEWVTGLYFILAMLVLAFLFYMMGKTVFEPLDQGKFREASDKLLIWGILGLIFLVIPGIFLLLAFVRLQEVFQPQYQQYPTQYYQQPQQYPQKPQAPGQYQAPAQQHPAPPQQYQAPVPPPAAPAPEAPQQQRSEMIKCKNCGVQYPAFMRNCPNCGAPR; encoded by the coding sequence ATGCAAAACATACCATTCCTAGCAAGCAGCACCGGGCCAGCATGGCTTCCGGCCGCCGCCAGGGATGCCCGCCAGTTCGCGTACTGGGGGCAACTGATTACCGGCGTGATGTCTGTAATCGCTTTGATCATGGCTGTCGTCAGCTTTGTCACCGGCGAGTGGGTAACGGGCCTGTACTTCATCCTCGCCATGCTGGTCCTGGCTTTCCTCTTCTACATGATGGGCAAGACCGTGTTCGAGCCGCTCGATCAGGGCAAGTTCCGTGAGGCCAGCGACAAGCTCCTTATATGGGGCATCCTAGGCCTGATCTTCCTGGTGATCCCGGGCATCTTCCTGCTCCTGGCGTTCGTCCGCTTGCAGGAGGTCTTCCAGCCCCAATACCAGCAGTACCCGACCCAATACTATCAGCAGCCGCAGCAGTATCCTCAGAAGCCTCAGGCCCCCGGGCAGTACCAGGCCCCTGCGCAGCAGCATCCGGCTCCCCCGCAGCAGTACCAGGCGCCTGTCCCGCCCCCCGCCGCCCCCGCTCCGGAGGCTCCTCAGCAGCAGAGGTCGGAGATGATCAAGTGCAAGAACTGCGGCGTCCAGTATCCGGCGTTCATGAGGAACTGCCCGAATTGCGGTGCGCCCCGGTGA